The following proteins are encoded in a genomic region of Glycine max cultivar Williams 82 chromosome 18, Glycine_max_v4.0, whole genome shotgun sequence:
- the LOC100818537 gene encoding glutamic acid-rich protein isoform X2, which produces MSEEEPANEVSKIDSNGKSLQKIILDEITEKEDLETDGGKVLENNGIKELKENIVKEIEDKKTDSVEKVEEDKKVGVVEEAKEDKKEDGVKEAKEDKKEDGVKEAKEDKKEGVEEATEDKKEDGVEEVNEDRKEDGVGEVKEDKEVDGVSCVKEVEEDGEVDGVKKVEDKKGDELKEIEEDKKDDHISENDKMDEDTEIKETMEGEPENGKEESEKPVVDAMEVEGGIKEKEESKENEKVEVVMEEDEKDEDEDKDNIDKSKEEKAEDSKGEKGSKKRGRGKINGEKVKEKRKELKKTEPRTPTIDRPVRERKSVERLVASIDKDATKEFHIQKGRGTPLKDIPNVAFKLSRRKTDDTFKLLHTILFGRRGKAVEIKSNISRFSGFVWRDNEEKQMIKVKEKLDKCNKEKLLEFCDVLDITINKATTRKEDIIAKLIDFLVAPHATTTVLLAEKEKPSKGTKRKRVVKRGSSRSGTTSRRSVKRQKKNEDSTVARRKSASDTDESEEDKKDEENEEENEIGVADKSEDETPEKSESEDKSDSGSESEDIKEKKKPSKTSSTKKESAKKSKNEKITVPNKSRSPPKRAPKKPSSNLSKSDEDSDESPKVFSRKKKNEKGGKQKTATPTKSASKEKTEKVTRGKGKKKEKSSPSDNQLRDAICEILKEVNFNTATFTDILKKLAKQFDMDLTPRKASIKSMIQEELTKLADEADDEDREEDAEKDEAPSTGQEVEG; this is translated from the exons ATGAGTGAGGAAGAACCAGCGAATGAAGTTTCTAAGATTGATTCAAATGGAAAGAGCTTGCAGAAGATAATTTTGGATGAAATTACTGAGAAAGAGGATTTGGAAACTGATGGAGGAAAAGTCTTGGAGAACAATGGAATCAAAGagttgaaagaaaatattgtaaaagaaattgaagataagAAAACTGATAGTGTGGAAAAGGTAGAAGAGGACAAGAAAGTTGGTGTTGTGGAAGAAGCAAAAGAGGATAAGAAAGAAGATGGGGTGAAAGAAGCAAAAGAGGATAAGAAAGAAGACGGGGTGAAAGAAGCAAAAGAGGATAAGAAAGAAGGGGTGGAAGAAGCAACAGAGGATAAGAAAGAAGATGGGGTGGAAGAAGTAAACGAGGATAGGAAAGAAGATGGGGTGGGAGAAGTAAAAGAGGATAAGGAAGTTGATGGTGTGTCATGTGTGAAAGAAGTTGAGGAGGATGGGGAAGTTGATGGTGTGAAAAAAGTAGAAGATAAAAAAGGTGATGAGTTGAAAGAAATAGAAGAGGATAAGAAAGATGATCATATatctgaaaatgataaaatggaTGAAGACACTGAGATTAAGGAAACAATGGAAGGTGAAccagaaaatggaaaagaggAATCTGAGAAACCAGTAGTAGATGCTATGGAAGTGGAGGGTGGTATTAAGGAGAAGGAGGAGagcaaagaaaatgagaaagttGAAGTGGTGATGGAGGAGGATGAGAAGGATGAAGATGAGGATAAGGATAATATTGATAAGTCAAAAGAAGAGAAGGCAGAAGATAGTAAGGGTGAGAAAGGATCAAAAAAACGTGGGAGAGGGAAGATCAATGGGgagaaagtgaaagaaaaaagaaaagaactgaAGAAAACAGAGCCAAGGACTCCTACTATTGATCGCCCTGTGCGGGAAAGGAAATCAGTTGAGAGGTTGGTAGCATCAATTGATAAAGATGCAACCaaagaatttcacattcaaAAG GGCCGTGGTACACCTTTAAAAGATATACCAAATG TGGCATTTAAATTATCTAGAAGGAAGACTGATGATACCTTCAAATTGCTCCATACAATTCTCTTTGGAAGGAGAGGGAAG GCAGTTGAAATCAAGAGTAATATATCAAGGTTTTCTGGTTTTGTGTGGCGTGACAATGAG GAAAAGCAAATgattaaagtaaaagaaaaacttgaCAAGTGTAATAAAGAGAAGTTACTGGAATTCTGTGATGTGCTTGACATAACAATTAACAAGGCAACAACGAGGAAG GAAGATATTATTGCTAAGCTTATAGACTTTTTAGTTGCCCCTCATGCAACCACAACTGTGTTACTTgcagaaaaagagaag CCCAGTAAGGGAACAAAGCGCAAGCGTGTTGTAAAACGGGGTTCATCAAGATCTGGGACAACTTCAAGACGTTCTGTGAAG AGGCAGAAGAAAAACGAAGATTCTACAGTAGCGCGGAGAAAGAGTGCATCTGACACAGATGAGTCAGAGGAAGacaagaaagatgaagaaaacgAGGAGGAAAATGAAATTGGTGTTGCTGACAAATCTGAGGATGAAACACCAGAGAAATCTGAAAGTGAAGACAAAAGTGATTCTGGGAGTGAATCTGaagatataaaagaaaagaaaaaaccttCTAAAACATCATCCACAAAGAAAGAATCTgctaagaaaagtaaaaatgaaaaaattacagTTCCCAATAAATCTCGCTCACCACCAAAAAGAGCACCTAAGAAACCATCATCCAATCTCTCAAAGTCTGATGAAGACAGTGATGAAAGTCCAAAGGTCTTttcaaggaaaaagaaaaatgagaaaggAGGAAAGCAAAAGACGGCAACACCAACTAAATCTGCCTCCAAAGAGAAAACTG AAAAGGTTACtagaggaaaaggcaaaaagaaagagaagtcgAGCCCCAGTGACAATCAGTTGCGTGATGCGATATGTGAAATTCTTAAAGAAGTTAACTTCAATACG GCCACATTTACCGACATTCTGAAGAAACTTG CTAAACAATTTGATATGGATCTCACTCCGAGAAAGGCATCTATAAAATCCATGATTCAGGAAGAGCTGACAAAACTAGCTGATGAAGCAGATGACGAGGACAGAGAAGaggatgctgagaaagatgaaGCCCCATCTACAGGCCAAGAGGTTGAAGGCTGA
- the LOC100818537 gene encoding glutamic acid-rich protein isoform X1 encodes MSEEEPANEVSKIDSNGKSLQKIILDEITEKEDLETDGGKVLENNGIKELKENIVKEIEDKKTDSVEKVEEDKKVGVVEEAKEDKKEDGVKEAKEDKKEDGVKEAKEDKKEGVEEATEDKKEDGVEEVNEDRKEDGVGEVKEDKEVDGVSCVKEVEEDGEVDGVKKVEDKKGDELKEIEEDKKDDHISENDKMDEDTEIKETMEGEPENGKEESEKPVVDAMEVEGGIKEKEESKENEKVEVVMEEDEKDEDEDKDNIDKSKEEKAEDSKGEKGSKKRGRGKINGEKVKEKRKELKKTEPRTPTIDRPVRERKSVERLVASIDKDATKEFHIQKGRGTPLKDIPNVAFKLSRRKTDDTFKLLHTILFGRRGKAVEIKSNISRFSGFVWRDNEEKQMIKVKEKLDKCNKEKLLEFCDVLDITINKATTRKEDIIAKLIDFLVAPHATTTVLLAEKEKPSKGTKRKRVVKRGSSRSGTTSRRSVKRQKKNEDSTVARRKSASDTDESEEDKKDEENEEENEIGVADKSEDETPEKSESEDKSDSGSESEDIKEKKKPSKTSSTKKESAKKSKNEKITVPNKSRSPPKRAPKKPSSNLSKSDEDSDESPKVFSRKKKNEKGGKQKTATPTKSASKEKTAEKVTRGKGKKKEKSSPSDNQLRDAICEILKEVNFNTATFTDILKKLAKQFDMDLTPRKASIKSMIQEELTKLADEADDEDREEDAEKDEAPSTGQEVEG; translated from the exons ATGAGTGAGGAAGAACCAGCGAATGAAGTTTCTAAGATTGATTCAAATGGAAAGAGCTTGCAGAAGATAATTTTGGATGAAATTACTGAGAAAGAGGATTTGGAAACTGATGGAGGAAAAGTCTTGGAGAACAATGGAATCAAAGagttgaaagaaaatattgtaaaagaaattgaagataagAAAACTGATAGTGTGGAAAAGGTAGAAGAGGACAAGAAAGTTGGTGTTGTGGAAGAAGCAAAAGAGGATAAGAAAGAAGATGGGGTGAAAGAAGCAAAAGAGGATAAGAAAGAAGACGGGGTGAAAGAAGCAAAAGAGGATAAGAAAGAAGGGGTGGAAGAAGCAACAGAGGATAAGAAAGAAGATGGGGTGGAAGAAGTAAACGAGGATAGGAAAGAAGATGGGGTGGGAGAAGTAAAAGAGGATAAGGAAGTTGATGGTGTGTCATGTGTGAAAGAAGTTGAGGAGGATGGGGAAGTTGATGGTGTGAAAAAAGTAGAAGATAAAAAAGGTGATGAGTTGAAAGAAATAGAAGAGGATAAGAAAGATGATCATATatctgaaaatgataaaatggaTGAAGACACTGAGATTAAGGAAACAATGGAAGGTGAAccagaaaatggaaaagaggAATCTGAGAAACCAGTAGTAGATGCTATGGAAGTGGAGGGTGGTATTAAGGAGAAGGAGGAGagcaaagaaaatgagaaagttGAAGTGGTGATGGAGGAGGATGAGAAGGATGAAGATGAGGATAAGGATAATATTGATAAGTCAAAAGAAGAGAAGGCAGAAGATAGTAAGGGTGAGAAAGGATCAAAAAAACGTGGGAGAGGGAAGATCAATGGGgagaaagtgaaagaaaaaagaaaagaactgaAGAAAACAGAGCCAAGGACTCCTACTATTGATCGCCCTGTGCGGGAAAGGAAATCAGTTGAGAGGTTGGTAGCATCAATTGATAAAGATGCAACCaaagaatttcacattcaaAAG GGCCGTGGTACACCTTTAAAAGATATACCAAATG TGGCATTTAAATTATCTAGAAGGAAGACTGATGATACCTTCAAATTGCTCCATACAATTCTCTTTGGAAGGAGAGGGAAG GCAGTTGAAATCAAGAGTAATATATCAAGGTTTTCTGGTTTTGTGTGGCGTGACAATGAG GAAAAGCAAATgattaaagtaaaagaaaaacttgaCAAGTGTAATAAAGAGAAGTTACTGGAATTCTGTGATGTGCTTGACATAACAATTAACAAGGCAACAACGAGGAAG GAAGATATTATTGCTAAGCTTATAGACTTTTTAGTTGCCCCTCATGCAACCACAACTGTGTTACTTgcagaaaaagagaag CCCAGTAAGGGAACAAAGCGCAAGCGTGTTGTAAAACGGGGTTCATCAAGATCTGGGACAACTTCAAGACGTTCTGTGAAG AGGCAGAAGAAAAACGAAGATTCTACAGTAGCGCGGAGAAAGAGTGCATCTGACACAGATGAGTCAGAGGAAGacaagaaagatgaagaaaacgAGGAGGAAAATGAAATTGGTGTTGCTGACAAATCTGAGGATGAAACACCAGAGAAATCTGAAAGTGAAGACAAAAGTGATTCTGGGAGTGAATCTGaagatataaaagaaaagaaaaaaccttCTAAAACATCATCCACAAAGAAAGAATCTgctaagaaaagtaaaaatgaaaaaattacagTTCCCAATAAATCTCGCTCACCACCAAAAAGAGCACCTAAGAAACCATCATCCAATCTCTCAAAGTCTGATGAAGACAGTGATGAAAGTCCAAAGGTCTTttcaaggaaaaagaaaaatgagaaaggAGGAAAGCAAAAGACGGCAACACCAACTAAATCTGCCTCCAAAGAGAAAACTG CAGAAAAGGTTACtagaggaaaaggcaaaaagaaagagaagtcgAGCCCCAGTGACAATCAGTTGCGTGATGCGATATGTGAAATTCTTAAAGAAGTTAACTTCAATACG GCCACATTTACCGACATTCTGAAGAAACTTG CTAAACAATTTGATATGGATCTCACTCCGAGAAAGGCATCTATAAAATCCATGATTCAGGAAGAGCTGACAAAACTAGCTGATGAAGCAGATGACGAGGACAGAGAAGaggatgctgagaaagatgaaGCCCCATCTACAGGCCAAGAGGTTGAAGGCTGA